The Phacochoerus africanus isolate WHEZ1 chromosome 9, ROS_Pafr_v1, whole genome shotgun sequence genomic sequence aaagAGACTAGCCACTACTGATTAGTGGTTACTACAGGATGGGGAGAAGGGGAAACTGCAAAGgcatagggtttctttttggagtgatggaaatgttctcacAGTCTGCAGTGACAGTTGcaaaactctgtgaatatactaaaaaccactgaaatggGTGGATTATGTTATGTGAAATGTATCTCAATAAGGCTTAGAGAAAAAccctataaaatattaaattctacCTGTCCTTCAAGTACTCACCCCCGCCAGGAATAATTTCTCTCAATTCCCACATAACTTTAACTATTTTTCTAATTCCACTCATTTCTTTGCACTGTGCATTCATATTACTGGTGTGCATGTGGTCTGCCTCCTGTGAGAATGAACTCCAAAGGACCAGGAGGCACTTCTTACCTTTGTTCCCTTCACAGACCTAAGCACAGTTTGTTAATTCACTGAACACCCACAATAAGTGAGCTCCCTGCCAGGAACTGAGGATAAGGATCACTAACGCCCCTGTCCATGAAAGTTTAACCATCGGGTACCTGGTGACATATATGTAAGACAAATACAGTAAGCCAATAAACTTTTCCAAGCATTATGCCCAAAGCATAAAGGTACAGGCGACGGGAGGAGGGTCACCAAGTGGGGCGTGGTTCAGCTCTGCTTGAAATGAAAGGCTGAAAGAATTTAAATAACGGGGAGAAAATGCAACAAGCACTTTTCTGCACTGTGGACAATATAGTATCcaatatttccaaatgatttttaagaagTCTTTGTTTAAACTAAAGCGATagcttacaagaaaaaaaaatgggaagagaaaaagcagaacagaAAAGGTCAAATATCTAACATGATATTTGTGTTAACTCTTTCCAAATAACTAGTCActgaattctttttccttttcttttcaagatTCCTGTTCCTTAAACACACATTTTTAGTGTATTCCTACTACTCCCTGAGTGATAATTTCTTCTCCATTCCCACTTTCAACCTCTAATCCCAACTGGAGCGGGACCTGTCAGGTGGCATCAACCTGCGCAGTCACAGCCCCTGAACCCAGCGAGGTGTGGGGGTTATCCCCATCCACCTTAGTGGTCCCCAGAAATGGTGGGCGGTGGGGACTGGCGAACTCACTTGAGTTTCTTGAAGGCTTCCTGGCCCCCAGCCACGTAGTTGCCGCCGCTCTCGAGCTGGTCTAGCTTCCGGATGCGGTGCCCGGTCCGCGGGGTGTAGATGTTCCTGACAGCCCCAAAGGGAGCTTGAACACCGCCTGTCACCTCCTTGAGGAAGACGTCGAAGCTGGACACCTTCTTCTCGTGGATGACAACGCGGCGCCCCGCGAAGAAGGGGTCCCCGTTGCGGTACACCAGCACGCTCTTCACGACCGGCTGAGACAGGTGGCTGGACCTGGCGCTGGTGCCGCTCATCTTCCCCACGGGACGCCGCCCCGGCTCGCTTCTCTAGGGGGAGGCACCGCGGGCGCCCCAGCGGCCTCACGGCTCACGCTGCGCGGGGTCGCGTCCTGAAACCAACGGGAAGCAGGCCCACGGGTCAAAGCCAAGCAACGGCGTGCGCCGGGCGTCCACCCCGCGGACACCCTGGAGGCTGCAGGACTCACCGTTCGCGTTCAAGTATTTCACCATAGTCTGCACAACCAATCAGCGCTCGCAGCGCGCGCACAGCACCTGCTTCAGGCTGCGGGCGGAATCAAGGTGTAACCCCCTCCGTACGGGAGCCGCGTGGGGGACTAGAAACAGTCAACCCGCGTGCATGCCGGAGGGGGATAGAGAGATGGGAAAGCACACACACTCCCAAATCATAAAATTATGTCTGATGAAACTCAATTTATAACATTACAGTTGTGTTACTCTTAACAATtagcttaattttctttctcGGCTCTCTCACCTCTCAATCTCCTGTTTATTCccaaaataaagtaattaagatTCTAACTGGAATTGCCCAGATTTTTCTTTGCTGGGAAATAAATGCCTAAGGTGCACGGACAGGGggttggggaagagagagaaaggcgtCCAAGACCCCCGCGCCCCTGCGCTAGCGAAGCACCTCCGGGCGTCGTTTGACCCGCCCACAGGGGTGCGCAATCGCGTCCCCAGGCGGAGGGCAATGGGGGCGGTACCCGGAGGCGCCCCCGGCCAGGGTACCTACCAGCACCCTAGGgccggtggggggaggggcggcccgggcggggcggggccgggcgaggtgagatgggggaggggaagggtctCTGCGCTGAGGATTCGCCGGCACTGCGCTGAACTCCGCGGCGGCCGCGCGTCGCTCCCGCTGTTCCTCCCGCTGCCGCGGCCTCTGTGGGCCTCCTTCACCCCATTGGGAAGAGAGTTGTTATTGCCCGCCGTTACCATAGCAACTGCAGCCACGCGCTGGGAGCCGAGTCTGCGAACTAGGCCTGGCGCGCTCCTGGATTCCCTTGGGTTTTGCCTGCTGCCTCCAGCGGAGACTGGAGAAGTAAGTgttttgaggggtgggggatgaaGGCGAACCCCGGGTGGCACTATTATGCAGTCACTCTGTTATAAGTGGACTCCTCCTGGGTGCCATGCACCTTGCCAGAAGTTGGAGGATACAGTAGTGTAGAGAAAAATCTACAGTATTTGGAGTGCTTACCATATGCCTAGCTTTATGCCGAGAAaatgttttttcatgttttttcactgCTTCAAGAAGGCCAGCTGGCTGTCTGTGCCCAAGAGCCCACGGCCGTGTTGTTTGTATAGATTGGATGGGTGTCTGGGTAAGACCAGGGAGAGTGGGTGTTGGGGCGGGGCGGTGGGGGAAGCAAAGCTTTGAGAACTTCAGTAAAGaggtgttttgggagttcccgtcgtggcgcagcggttaacgaatccgactaggaaccatgaggttgcgggttcggtccctgcccttgctcagtgggttaacgatccgacgttgccgtgagctgtggtgtaggttcgcagacgcggctcggatcccgcgttgctgtggctctggcgtaggccggtggctacagctcccattagacccctagcctgggaacctccatatgccgcggaagcggcccaaagaaatagcaaaaagacagaaagaaaaaaaaaaagaggtgttttGTCCATTCTGCTCTGGGATTTACAGATTGTGGGACCAGGAAACTTTTTCAAAGATGAAATTTTCCAGCTCTGCTAGTGTTCCCTTTATTCCTCTTAAGACCCAGCTACTATGTGTCATGTGGAAATGTCATCACTGGCTGTTCCTAATTCACCTTCtctgaataaaaataatgttaataataactACCATTAATTGAACACCTACCATGCACATTGTGCTAGGCACTTAAAGTAGATTATCTGACTTAATGTTCACAGCATTATTTACCTTAATGTTCGGAGGTAAATATTCTTTCCCCAATGAGGAAACAGGCATAGAGAAACCAAAGAAACAATTCAGGTCACCTGTGAAAAACTGAAACCCAGTTTTCTATGATTCCAGAACCACTTTAACCACTATATTGTACCAGTCTGAAAGGTAAACGGATGGGATATTGCAGTCAGAGGCAGAAAcgttattataattataaaatgattataaagtTACTTAATATATTAATGCTTTGAAAGTTAACATTTTTCAGAGGAAGgccaaagagggagttcctgttgtggctcagcagtaaggaacccaactagtatccatgaggatgcgagttcaatccctggccccactcagtgggttaaggatctggcattgccgtgagttgtggttggtgtaggttacagacatggctcagatcctgggttgctgtggctgtggtgtaggccagcagctatagctcctattcgacccctagcctgggaacttccatatgcgttgaatgcagcccttaaaaatgtagggggaaaaaaaagaagaaaatcagagagaagagaacaagacagaggggaaagagagaggaaggaaattttGTGAGTTGGTAATGAAGAACACACAAGTGGAGAGAATGGATGGGGAAAATATCTATGGGAATGTGCTACCAAGTAGGTGAATAGGATGGAAAACCTGTTTTGAGGGTTGGAAGGCAGTAAATCAAGCAACCCCCAGACCACCTAAACCTTTCTGCCACCCCTGCCAGCACAGAGCGAAGTGAAAACATGCGCCCTCTTGTTCAAAAATCAAGAATTTCACGACAGTGGCAGCAGAGCAATTAACTAAGCATAGGGACCTTCTAAGTGTGAAATCTTGTTGCTAGCCCATAAAGCAAACCCACATCTGTTGCTTCCAGAATGTAACCCAGATTTGTCCCCTGTGCCCAGACCCATTTATCTAGTTGCCTCTTAGACAGTGATATGGTGATAAATGTGTAATTACTGGTGTACAGGGTTGGGAAGGCCTTGGTTGGCAGCGTTTGCCAACTTTTGTGGCTTGAATAGTGAAACAAGGACATTTTCCAGCTCCAATCTGACACCACTGAAGGCAAGGGATGTGCAGTGAATACATGCAGTAGAATATGTGGCATATTCTACCATGCAGATACGATAGACAATTAGCCTCAGAGATAATAGTAAAACGTAGGTGTCAATGTGTTTTGAGtacttatctttgtttttaatgtaatttatttaattgtacatttattcaatttaaattttttgcttttgtcttttttttttttttttttttttttttcagggccacag encodes the following:
- the LOC125136547 gene encoding uncharacterized protein LOC125136547; the encoded protein is MPEGDREMGKCTDRGLGKREKGVQDPRAPALAKHLRASFDPPTGVRNRVPRRRAMGAVRWGRGRVSALRIRRHCAELRGGRASLPLFLPLPRPLWASFTPLGRELLLPAVTIATAATRWEPSLRTRPGALLDSLGFCLLPPAETGENHGFHLHHLSLNALYPQIHVLKPSPPAPQNGTIFGDKALKEVIIKLKMRPLRWALLQPNRCPYKKRSLRPTEKHQGCACAEEKGHMRTQQGGSHLTSQGQRPQGKPTA